The Eubalaena glacialis isolate mEubGla1 chromosome 3, mEubGla1.1.hap2.+ XY, whole genome shotgun sequence nucleotide sequence ttagaaaggtacaatctcccaagactgaaccaggaagaaagagaaaatatgaacagaccactcacaagtaatgaaattgaaactgtgattaaaaatcttccaacaaacaaaagtccaggaccagatggcttcacaggtgaattctatcaaacatttagagaaaagctaacacccattcttctcaaaatcttccaaacacttgcagaggaaggaacactcccaaactcattctatgcggtcaccatcaccctgataccaaaaccagacaaagatactacaaaaaaagaaaattacagaccaatatcactgacgaatatagatgcaaaaatcctcaacaaaatactagcaaacagaatccaacaacacattaaaaggatcatacaccatgatcaagtgggatatgtcccagggatgcaaggattcttcaatatatgcaaatcaatcattgtgatacaccatattaacaaattgaagaaggaaaaccacatgatcatctcaatagatgcagaaaaagcttttgacaaaattcaacaccatttatgataaaacctctccagaaagtgagcatagagggaacttacctcaacataataaagaccatatatgacagacccacagcaaacatcattctcaatggtgaaaaactgaaagcatttcctctgagatcaggaactagacaaggatgtccactcttgccacttttattcaacataggtttggaagtcctagccatggcaatcagagaggaaaaagaaataaaaggaatccaagttggagaagaagttaaactgtcactgttttcagatgacatgatattatacatagaaagtcctaaatacactaccagaaaactactagagctcatcaatgaatttggcaaagtttaaggttaaaaattaatacacagacatctgttgcatttctatacactaaaaacaaaagatcagaaagagaaattcaagaaataatcccatttactatcacatcaaaaaacaaaaacaaaaaacccaggaataaacctacctgaggagacagaagacctgtactctgaaaactataagatgctgatgaaagaaactgaagacaacacaaacagatggaaagatataccatgttcttgaattggaagaatcaatattgtcaaaatgcctatactacccaaggcaatctacagattcagtgcaattcctatcaaattaccaatggcatttttcacagatctagaacaaaaagtcttaaaatttgtatggagacacaaaagaccccaaatagccaaagccatcttgagaaagaaaagcagagctggagcaatcaggcttcctgacttcagactatactacaaagctacagtcatcaaaacagtatggtaatggcacaaaatagaaatatagatcagtggaacaggattgaaagcccagaaataaacccatgcacctacagtcaattaatctacaacaaaagaggcaagactatacaatggtggaaagatagtctcttcaataaatggtgctgggaaaactggacagttacatgtaaaaaaaaaatgaaattagaacattctttaataccatacacaaaaataagctcaaaatggcttaaagacctatatgtgagactggacactataaaactcttagaggaaaacataggcagaacactctctcacATAAATCGCAGCcatatctttttcgatccacctcctagagtaatggaaataaaaacaaaaataaacaaatgggacctaattaaactcaaaagcttttgcacagcaaaggaaaccataaacaaaatgaaaagacaacccacagattgggagaaaatatttgcaaatgacgtgattgacaagggattagtctccaaaatttacaaacagctgatgcggcttaatatcatcaaaacaaacaactcaatcaaaaaatgggcagaagaccaaatatacatttctctaaagaagacatacggatgaccaagaggcacatgaaaagatgttcaacatcgctaattattagagaaatgcaaatcaaaactacaatgaggtaccaactcacaccagtcagaatggctatcatcaaaaaaatccacaaacaataaatgctggagagggtgtggagagaagggaaccctcctagaATGTTTGTGGGaaagtaaactggtacagccactatggagaacagcatgaaggttccttaaaaaactaaaaatagagctaccatatgatccagcaatcccactcttgggcatatatctggaggaaaacatggtccgaaagtatacatgcaccccaatgttcattgcagcactgtttacaatagcaaagacatggaagcaacctaaatgtccaccgacagaggaatggataaagaagatatggtatatatatatacagtggaatattactcagctattaaataaagagtgaaataatgccatttgcaccatggatggaactagagattgtcatactgagtgaagtaagtcagacagagaaagagaaatatcgtatagtatcacttatatgtggaatctaaaaagaaatgatacacatgaacttatttacaaaacagaaacagactcacagacttagagaacgaacttatggttaccaggagaggaaaggatagttagggagtttggagttgacatgtatatactgctgtatttaaaagggataaccaacaaggacctactgtatagcagggaaccctgctcaatatcatgtaacaacctaaatgggaaaataatttgaaaaagaataaatacatgtatatgtataacagaaccattttgctgtacacctcaaactatcacaacattgttaatcaactatactccaatataaaataaaaagttttaaaaaaataacacatacCACTTCAAAAATAGTAATGTCATCTTTATAATCATCATAGCCAGTCTCACTCTgtctcttttaaatatattggTTAAATACAATATTTATGAAGTTGTAATTGTGGATTAGCCTGTCACTTCTCCTAGACCCCCTGCAAGCTTCCTTCTAGAAGCTCGATATTTATGCTGTACCCCAGACCTCAGGCCTCTTAGATATCTAGTCCTTTGATACTCTGTGAGTTGTGTAAAGGGTTAGGCCTGGATCAGAATGATCTTATCACCATTTCTAGTAAGACCAGGACTTACCTCACTATAGACTCTATTTTTGAGTACTAAGGCAGCATGTGCTTATAAAAGTGAACACATATACACAATTTTTAGCATAAACTATGAACTAGTTAGACTTTTAGGTAACTCAGTTTGAATAGAACAACACCAGAGAGGGGTGGGATTCTGATTCTAAGAGGGAGAATGTAGTGTGGCATTCAATCAGATGTGAGGGGGAAAAGCAAAGCTCAAAACTGGAGAGTTTGTCCATGTACCATATATAAATTGGGAGTTGTGTTGTCTTCTCCCAAATCCCCTCTAATAATATAGGTGTCATGTGCAGTACAGTTGGTGTATTTCACAGGTGAATATTATAATCCTATGAAAGCATTTTGAGACTGCAGGATGTGAGTCATGACAAAAATCTCAAGAATTATTATCCTTTCTCTTCCACCCAGGAGGGCTCAATTTTTGCATTCATCTATAGCAATGTACATTATGAAGaactaataaaatgaaataagatgaaagcaatatcaaaatataaaaccaaGCACAGATCATAAAGTACTAATTTCTTCAGTTAAAttatattgttcattttttttttttttttttttaaagtcaacaacTTTTATTACAACTCACATATTTGATAGAAAAAGGAATGTAGCGTCAGGTCCGGTTGTATGAAAATCGGTAAAATGCAGGTTCGTCCTGGTTGCTCTGTTGACACCCGGGGCAGGCTCTCGGCGACATCAGGCACAGCAGCTGCACTTGTCCGAGGCCCCTTTGCAGACGCAGCCCTGGGCACACTTGGCGCAGCCCACGGGGCAGCAGGAGCAGCAGCTCTTCTTGCAGGAGGTGCATCTGCAGGCTTTGCAGGTGCAGGAGCCAGCGCAGCTGCAGGAGCCGCCAGTGGGGCAGGAGCACTTGGGGTCCATCTGGAGGAGAAGTGAGGCCCGAGGTCCAAAGCAAGGGGCGCAGCCGCTTCACTGGTCCGGTGGGGGGCGTGTGTCatattgttcatttttaatgGAATGATTGAAGATATAAAATCtgacattacatttttttaaaatcaaactggGAGGCTCAAAATTTATCTTAATACTTTCTCTTTGTATTCTAAATTTCCTTCATGATGGAATGTATATTTGAAATCTATTTGGTCTGCTTGtcaatttattttgtattgatCTGATTTCATGTAGTGAATTATTATTTGTTGCTTATTTAACTAGTTCTCAACATGTTACAAAGCAGACTATCCCCCCAATCAAATCTGCTACAAATATAgtttttacttctgttttatacAGAAGCTAGGTTATTAACAAATTTattctaattaaaatttatttagtaaATGCCAGTTATTGACTTATTCCAAACCTATTTTTATATAGATAGGCTACtactatttaatacatattagcaAGCTCCTTGGAGTTGTTTTCTTTATGACAATTACATATCATTTTAATCTTACATGTAATGGGtcaaaatttcttatttttcaattcagttgCCATCACTACAACAGTGATACTTACTTTCTTGggtatattttcttccttctgtttcttttctttcactccTTCTTCCTgtgtggtttatttttatttgtttttttcctattcgTTTGAACTTTACCAACCTTGAACTTGGTTATATTTAGCCTTCATATATGTACCTTCAATCTAGAAAAGGATGCTAGTTTCTAAAGACTGCGTATGTTACATCTTTGTGTTTGGGCCTGCTCC carries:
- the LOC133088369 gene encoding metallothionein-1E, with the protein product MDPKCSCPTGGSCSCAGSCTCKACRCTSCKKSCCSCCPVGCAKCAQGCVCKGASDKCSCCA